The Verrucomicrobium spinosum DSM 4136 = JCM 18804 genome includes a region encoding these proteins:
- a CDS encoding tetratricopeptide repeat protein, which produces MRTYLSLVLCWLAIGPLAALAQSGGGEAGELYFRGYMLKNEAEKLEQSNDLGGAQAKYEEARQLVAKVSQDFPQWQPEVVTYRLKAIEQSLEQLSAKLGGARPAPVAAAATAAAPASPKAISPRSSGGAGASRPSVADEPPALPAGNMAVEDLTKQYLALQRKNSEMAAQIKAYDESYNATLQEKNRAQQEKMLLERQMKDLNEKVNSLGRETKSRDTTSKSELEKARSEVKMVSDLLEKTTNQLTESTKVMDSLLKEKESLQATQRRLENEIDIIKRDKPDEFKKLLADKDTAQKRLEADLVEARKGAQEALDLRKTIAEKETAQKNLESEIEKLKGELRGAKSGSPVSVQLKKNVTEKESLQKQLESELADARLKAQENEDLKKTVAEKEVAQRRLEAELASARRDAMLSEELKKTIAEKDLERQKLENDLARVEVDLADAKKGVVMSAELRRTVAEKEALQKKLESELADARKFAQEVDELKASIASKDAASKKLETELAAVKSDLESARKDLTTAKADAAGATALRKTIKEKEALQTKLEGELAAAKKTAGEVPGLKSSIVEKDEASEKLSAELAKLKTDLAAARKELTTAKTDASTASTLKKSINEKEAAQKKLEADLAQAQKSAKEAAELKKTIMEKDALQAKLEGDLAKLRVELASANNTAVKSTDLNNSIASMEATQQKLEAELTAAKQGAAEAEALRVAMVDKDVLQKKLQDELTRLEAELVEARRGAALAEEMKRMIVEKDAAQKQLEADLAKVRLELESTKKEKFQSQEMAKLSASKAATEKKLESDLIKMEIDLAAARRMAQQADELKKQLADKEALYKQLQQELAETKLEDSIRSDDFRMQLAEKDASQRKLEAALAAATKDAPKAEDLRRLMAENQRLKEQLEEASLHVANLKDEGMRKDAEISALKTQITSIQGELVRLRQENTVYQTQVADLTVKLKELSRELDKQPKTQVAGTVSPGESARLSQENEMLRNIIMRQLRQQERQRQAKEIVIGEMKKLENSSIALMQNLEEMTAGKIMVTVEEEPLFSEPQLKEIFAASGVNVTLETTSGRSPASAGAVAAPRRVLAYDASEEERLMAHAEEVLIRADYAGAAVAYQDVLRANPKNITALTSLAGIRLQEGKYEEAEVMLQKCLVYDPENPVAFYRLGVSYFQQSRMDEAYAMFAKSVEKSNDNARSRHYMGIIATKMGNRAKAEAEFKGALAIDPGYGDAHFNLAVLYATSNPPNWALARQHYKNALARGVKADPTMDKLIRDTQAPKPAVQTRETAATAPY; this is translated from the coding sequence ATGCGCACTTATCTTTCTCTCGTACTGTGCTGGCTGGCCATCGGCCCGCTTGCCGCCCTGGCGCAAAGCGGTGGAGGCGAGGCCGGAGAGCTCTACTTCAGGGGCTACATGCTGAAAAACGAGGCGGAGAAGCTGGAGCAATCAAATGATCTGGGGGGTGCTCAAGCAAAGTACGAAGAAGCCCGGCAGCTGGTCGCCAAGGTTTCGCAGGATTTTCCACAATGGCAGCCAGAAGTGGTGACTTATCGTCTCAAGGCGATTGAACAGTCCCTGGAACAACTTTCCGCCAAGCTGGGCGGGGCCAGGCCTGCTCCCGTAGCGGCGGCGGCAACTGCGGCGGCTCCTGCCAGCCCAAAGGCGATTTCCCCTCGATCATCCGGGGGGGCTGGTGCGTCCCGTCCTTCCGTTGCGGACGAGCCGCCTGCATTGCCCGCGGGGAACATGGCAGTGGAAGACCTCACCAAGCAGTACCTTGCCCTGCAACGCAAGAACTCGGAGATGGCAGCACAGATCAAGGCCTACGACGAAAGCTACAACGCCACCCTCCAGGAAAAAAACCGCGCCCAACAGGAGAAAATGCTCCTTGAGCGTCAGATGAAGGACCTCAATGAGAAGGTCAATTCCCTGGGCCGGGAAACCAAGAGTCGCGACACGACCTCCAAGTCTGAGTTGGAGAAGGCGCGCAGCGAGGTGAAGATGGTGTCGGACCTCCTGGAAAAGACCACAAATCAGCTCACAGAGTCCACCAAGGTGATGGACTCCTTGCTGAAAGAGAAGGAATCCCTACAGGCGACTCAGCGGCGTTTGGAAAACGAGATTGACATCATCAAGCGGGACAAGCCGGATGAATTCAAAAAGCTCCTGGCGGACAAGGACACCGCCCAGAAGAGGCTGGAGGCCGATCTTGTCGAGGCTCGTAAAGGAGCCCAGGAAGCGCTCGATCTGCGCAAGACCATTGCGGAAAAGGAAACCGCTCAAAAGAACCTGGAAAGCGAGATCGAGAAGCTGAAGGGGGAACTGCGCGGTGCCAAGAGTGGATCGCCCGTCTCCGTTCAGCTCAAGAAAAACGTCACAGAGAAGGAGTCGCTTCAGAAGCAGTTGGAGTCCGAACTCGCCGATGCGAGGCTGAAGGCCCAGGAGAACGAGGATCTGAAAAAGACCGTGGCGGAGAAGGAGGTGGCCCAGCGTCGTCTGGAAGCTGAACTCGCCTCCGCCCGCCGGGATGCCATGTTGTCCGAGGAACTCAAGAAGACTATCGCGGAGAAGGATCTGGAGCGCCAGAAGTTGGAAAACGATCTTGCCCGGGTGGAAGTGGATCTCGCCGACGCAAAAAAAGGCGTGGTCATGTCTGCTGAACTGCGCCGCACCGTCGCGGAAAAGGAAGCACTTCAAAAGAAGCTGGAGTCCGAACTCGCCGATGCCAGGAAGTTTGCCCAGGAAGTGGATGAGCTGAAAGCTTCAATCGCCAGCAAGGATGCAGCCAGCAAGAAGCTTGAAACAGAGCTGGCTGCGGTGAAGTCGGATCTGGAGTCAGCGCGAAAAGATCTGACGACGGCCAAGGCGGATGCGGCTGGTGCCACCGCCTTGCGCAAAACCATCAAGGAAAAGGAGGCCTTGCAAACCAAGTTGGAGGGGGAGCTTGCTGCCGCCAAGAAGACAGCTGGGGAAGTGCCGGGCTTGAAGTCTTCCATCGTGGAGAAGGACGAGGCCAGTGAAAAACTTTCGGCAGAGCTCGCCAAGTTGAAGACGGACCTGGCCGCTGCCCGCAAGGAGTTGACCACGGCGAAAACCGATGCCTCTACAGCATCGACACTCAAGAAGTCCATCAACGAGAAAGAAGCCGCCCAGAAGAAGCTGGAGGCTGATCTGGCTCAGGCCCAAAAGTCGGCGAAAGAGGCAGCCGAGTTGAAAAAGACGATCATGGAGAAGGATGCGCTCCAAGCAAAGCTGGAAGGGGATCTGGCGAAGCTGCGGGTAGAGCTGGCATCGGCCAACAACACGGCCGTGAAATCCACGGACTTGAACAATAGCATCGCTTCTATGGAGGCCACCCAGCAGAAACTGGAGGCTGAACTCACTGCGGCCAAACAAGGTGCCGCCGAGGCTGAGGCATTGCGCGTGGCCATGGTGGACAAGGATGTACTTCAAAAGAAGCTGCAGGATGAACTGACCCGTCTGGAGGCCGAACTCGTGGAGGCCCGTCGTGGTGCAGCGCTGGCGGAAGAAATGAAGCGAATGATTGTCGAAAAGGATGCCGCCCAGAAGCAGCTGGAGGCGGATCTCGCCAAGGTGCGCCTGGAGCTTGAGAGCACCAAGAAGGAGAAATTCCAGTCGCAGGAGATGGCCAAGCTGTCCGCCAGCAAGGCGGCCACGGAAAAGAAGCTGGAGTCAGATCTCATCAAGATGGAGATCGATCTGGCCGCGGCCCGTCGCATGGCCCAGCAGGCCGACGAACTCAAGAAGCAGCTTGCTGACAAAGAAGCTCTCTACAAGCAGCTCCAGCAGGAGCTTGCTGAGACGAAGCTGGAAGATTCCATCCGCAGTGACGACTTCCGCATGCAGCTGGCGGAGAAAGATGCCTCGCAGCGGAAGCTGGAGGCAGCCCTGGCTGCCGCTACAAAGGATGCTCCCAAGGCAGAAGACCTGCGTCGCCTGATGGCGGAGAACCAGCGCCTCAAAGAACAGCTGGAAGAGGCCTCTCTCCATGTGGCCAATTTGAAAGACGAAGGAATGCGCAAGGATGCTGAAATTTCCGCTCTCAAGACTCAGATCACGAGCATCCAGGGCGAACTGGTCCGGCTGCGTCAGGAAAACACCGTTTACCAGACCCAGGTGGCAGATCTCACCGTCAAGCTCAAGGAGCTGAGCCGTGAGCTGGACAAGCAGCCGAAGACCCAGGTGGCTGGCACTGTGAGTCCGGGAGAATCGGCCCGACTTTCCCAGGAGAACGAGATGCTCCGCAATATCATCATGCGCCAGTTGCGGCAGCAGGAGCGCCAGCGCCAGGCGAAGGAGATCGTCATTGGGGAGATGAAGAAGCTTGAGAACTCCTCCATCGCTCTCATGCAGAACCTTGAGGAGATGACGGCAGGCAAAATCATGGTCACCGTTGAGGAAGAGCCACTCTTCAGTGAACCCCAGTTGAAGGAGATCTTCGCTGCCAGTGGGGTGAATGTGACGCTGGAGACCACCAGTGGTCGCTCTCCCGCCTCAGCCGGGGCCGTTGCGGCACCCCGCCGCGTGCTCGCCTATGATGCATCTGAGGAAGAGCGCCTCATGGCTCATGCGGAAGAGGTGCTGATTCGCGCCGACTATGCTGGGGCCGCAGTGGCCTACCAGGATGTTCTCCGTGCCAATCCCAAGAACATCACCGCGCTCACCAGTCTGGCTGGCATCCGCCTGCAAGAAGGCAAGTATGAGGAGGCGGAAGTCATGCTCCAGAAGTGCCTGGTGTACGATCCCGAAAATCCCGTGGCCTTTTACCGCTTGGGCGTGAGCTACTTCCAACAGAGCAGGATGGATGAGGCCTATGCCATGTTCGCCAAGAGCGTGGAGAAGAGCAACGACAACGCCCGCTCCCGTCACTATATGGGCATCATCGCCACCAAAATGGGCAACCGTGCGAAGGCGGAGGCAGAGTTCAAAGGAGCGCTCGCCATCGATCCCGGCTACGGGGATGCTCACTTCAATCTCGCGGTCCTCTATGCCACCTCCAATCCTCCCAACTGGGCTTTGGCCAGACAGCATTATAAAAATGCCCTGGCCCGTGGGGTGAAAGCTGATCCTACCATGGACAAGCTGATTCGTGACACCCAGGCACCCAAACCCGCCGTGCAGACCCGGGAGACGGCCGCCACTGCCCCCTATTGA
- a CDS encoding NAD(P)H-dependent oxidoreductase produces the protein MTPISSSSVIEALQWRYATKVFDPSKKIPAETWAVLEESLVLTPSSYGLQPWKFLVITDPVVREALVPHAWRQRQVADASHLVVLAVRNGYAETDVDANLFRMAEVRGGTPDALMGFKNMVMKTLVHGMSQEDLAQWAKCQAYIALGQFMAVAALLGIDTCPMEGFVPAKMDEALGLATRGYTTAVLCPAGYRSEDDRYAYLPKVRFQPEDVIEHV, from the coding sequence ATGACTCCGATTTCTTCCTCCTCCGTCATCGAGGCCCTCCAGTGGCGTTACGCCACCAAGGTGTTTGATCCCTCGAAGAAGATCCCGGCAGAGACTTGGGCGGTGCTGGAAGAGTCGCTGGTCTTGACGCCTTCCTCCTATGGGCTTCAGCCCTGGAAGTTCCTGGTCATCACTGATCCCGTGGTGAGGGAGGCCTTGGTGCCTCACGCCTGGCGTCAGCGACAGGTTGCGGATGCTTCACATCTCGTGGTTCTGGCCGTGCGTAACGGCTATGCCGAGACGGATGTGGATGCCAACCTCTTCCGCATGGCGGAGGTGCGTGGCGGCACTCCAGACGCGCTCATGGGCTTCAAAAACATGGTCATGAAGACGTTGGTGCACGGCATGTCTCAGGAAGACCTCGCGCAGTGGGCCAAGTGCCAGGCCTACATCGCCCTGGGCCAGTTCATGGCAGTGGCGGCCCTTTTGGGCATCGATACTTGTCCCATGGAGGGTTTTGTTCCTGCAAAGATGGACGAAGCGCTGGGGCTCGCCACCCGTGGTTACACCACGGCAGTTCTCTGCCCCGCAGGCTATCGGTCAGAGGATGACCGCTACGCCTACCTGCCCAAGGTGCGGTTCCAGCCAGAAGACGTCATCGAGCATGTCTGA
- a CDS encoding citrate synthase, translating into MAVVSKGLEGVVAAETRLGEVKGAEGILFYCGYDINELAGKVSYEEVVYLLWHQRLPNRAELDALTTALRAERELPQGVIDFLVHAPKSAKPIDIMRTAVSMLGCYDTQRHDLNMGAELATAIKLVSQIGIVAAYFHRARQGLSLPPVCKDLGEAAHFLYLITGEVPSKEAEQTLDVAYVLHAEHGFNASTFTARVVASTLSDMFSAISAAIGALKGPLHGGANEGVIHMLEEIGGVDKVDSWVEDALAQKKKIMGIGHRVYKVLDPRAPHLKEMAIKLSNQLGEPKWIQMSERIATIMRDQKGLNANVDFYSATVYYSLGIPTDLFTPIFAISRMSGWTAHVLEQWSENRLFRPLSEYVGKAYGQKVLPIDER; encoded by the coding sequence ATGGCTGTCGTATCAAAAGGTCTCGAAGGTGTGGTTGCTGCGGAAACGCGGCTCGGCGAAGTGAAGGGTGCGGAAGGCATCCTCTTTTATTGCGGGTACGACATCAATGAGCTGGCTGGCAAGGTCTCATATGAAGAGGTGGTGTACCTCCTCTGGCACCAGCGCCTGCCCAACCGGGCGGAGCTGGACGCGCTGACCACCGCCCTGCGGGCCGAGCGTGAGCTGCCCCAAGGGGTAATCGACTTCCTGGTTCATGCGCCGAAGTCCGCCAAGCCCATCGACATCATGCGCACGGCCGTGTCCATGCTGGGCTGTTATGACACCCAGCGCCATGATCTGAACATGGGGGCAGAGTTGGCCACCGCCATCAAGCTCGTCTCCCAGATCGGGATCGTGGCAGCCTATTTTCATCGTGCCCGCCAGGGCCTCTCCCTTCCTCCTGTTTGCAAGGATCTTGGTGAAGCTGCGCATTTCCTTTATCTCATCACGGGTGAGGTGCCTAGCAAGGAGGCTGAACAGACTCTCGACGTGGCCTATGTGCTGCATGCGGAGCATGGCTTCAATGCCAGCACGTTCACTGCCCGAGTGGTTGCCTCCACCCTTTCGGATATGTTCTCGGCCATCAGCGCTGCGATCGGGGCTCTCAAAGGCCCGCTTCACGGTGGTGCCAACGAGGGTGTGATCCACATGCTTGAGGAAATCGGCGGCGTGGACAAAGTGGACTCCTGGGTCGAGGACGCTCTGGCTCAGAAGAAAAAGATCATGGGGATTGGCCATCGCGTGTACAAGGTCCTGGATCCCCGCGCACCTCATCTCAAGGAAATGGCGATCAAGCTCAGCAACCAATTGGGTGAGCCAAAATGGATCCAGATGTCAGAGCGCATCGCCACCATCATGCGCGATCAAAAGGGACTCAATGCCAACGTGGATTTCTACAGCGCCACGGTTTACTACAGCCTCGGCATCCCGACCGATCTTTTCACCCCCATTTTTGCCATCTCCCGCATGAGTGGCTGGACCGCGCATGTGTTGGAGCAGTGGTCCGAAAACCGCCTGTTCCGCCCGTTGAGTGAGTACGTGGGCAAGGCCTACGGCCAGAAAGTGCTTCCCATTGACGAGCGCTAG
- a CDS encoding DUF2238 domain-containing protein — protein sequence MAGKAAASPPTDNRGATLAANQKHRRHVLRLAGIFLLAILLSGWGPHYRHDWLLENALVMAAIPVLYAIYRKLPFSRMSWTLVCIFLCLHELGAHYTYARVPYDAFFQNAFGISLNEALGWERNNFDRVIHFMYGFLLAYPIREIFLSLANARGFWGYFLPLDLTLSTSALFELIEWAAAEVFGGDLGAAYLGTQGDPWDAHKDMALAALGALIAMAATAIINLRYHRDFAREWAESLRVKRKGVRRYGLRVRS from the coding sequence ATGGCAGGCAAAGCGGCTGCATCACCGCCAACCGACAACAGGGGCGCAACACTCGCCGCCAACCAGAAACACCGCCGCCATGTCCTGCGGTTGGCCGGGATCTTTTTGTTGGCGATCCTGCTTTCTGGGTGGGGCCCGCACTACCGTCACGACTGGCTGCTGGAGAATGCCCTGGTCATGGCTGCCATTCCAGTGCTCTACGCCATCTACCGGAAGCTCCCCTTCTCGCGCATGTCCTGGACTCTGGTCTGCATTTTTCTCTGTCTGCACGAACTGGGTGCCCACTACACCTACGCAAGGGTGCCCTACGATGCCTTCTTCCAGAACGCCTTCGGCATTTCCCTAAACGAAGCCCTGGGATGGGAGCGGAACAACTTCGACCGCGTGATCCACTTTATGTACGGCTTCCTCCTGGCCTACCCGATCCGTGAGATCTTCCTCTCACTCGCCAATGCCAGGGGATTCTGGGGTTATTTCCTTCCCCTGGATCTCACGCTTTCCACGTCCGCCTTGTTTGAACTCATTGAGTGGGCTGCGGCGGAGGTGTTTGGTGGCGACCTCGGAGCGGCTTATCTGGGCACCCAAGGGGATCCTTGGGATGCCCACAAAGACATGGCGCTGGCGGCTCTGGGCGCCCTGATCGCCATGGCCGCCACCGCCATCATCAACTTGCGGTATCATCGCGACTTTGCCCGTGAGTGGGCAGAGAGTCTTAGGGTGAAGAGGAAAGGCGTTAGACGTTATGGGTTAAGGGTTAGGAGTTGA
- the sucD gene encoding succinate--CoA ligase subunit alpha yields the protein MSILVDPSTRILVQGITGDFGSRHAKASLDYGTQLVAGVTPGKGGQTFDHGTHKVPVYDTVDEAVKQTGATVSVIFVPPPFAADAILEGVDAGLDLVVCITEGIPVNDMIKVKSAMQGSKTRLIGPNCPGLVTPGTGDKSYGGCRIGIAPGYIHKRGNIGVVSRSGTLTYEAVWQLTTRGYGQSTCVGIGGDPVNGTSHLDVLKMFNEDPETEGIIMIGEIGGSAEAEAARWAKENCKKPIAGFIAGATAPPGRRMGHAGAIVGGEEDTAEAKKKILAECGIAVSDSPADMAVTLLRVMGKL from the coding sequence ATGTCTATTCTCGTTGATCCCTCCACCCGCATTCTCGTCCAGGGTATCACTGGCGACTTTGGTTCACGCCACGCGAAAGCGTCGCTCGATTACGGCACGCAGCTTGTGGCGGGTGTCACTCCCGGCAAGGGTGGCCAGACGTTCGATCACGGCACCCACAAAGTACCTGTTTATGACACTGTTGATGAAGCGGTGAAGCAGACCGGGGCGACCGTGAGCGTCATCTTTGTGCCGCCGCCTTTCGCTGCCGATGCCATTTTGGAAGGTGTGGACGCCGGACTTGATCTCGTTGTTTGCATCACCGAAGGCATCCCGGTCAATGACATGATCAAGGTGAAGTCCGCCATGCAGGGCAGCAAAACCCGCTTGATCGGACCGAATTGCCCAGGCCTCGTCACTCCTGGTACCGGCGACAAGTCTTACGGCGGTTGCCGTATCGGCATCGCTCCGGGATACATCCATAAGCGCGGCAATATCGGCGTGGTCTCGCGTTCCGGCACCCTCACCTATGAGGCTGTCTGGCAGTTGACCACTCGCGGCTATGGCCAAAGCACTTGCGTTGGCATCGGTGGTGATCCGGTGAACGGGACCTCCCACCTCGACGTGCTGAAAATGTTCAACGAAGACCCGGAAACCGAAGGCATCATCATGATCGGTGAAATCGGCGGAAGCGCCGAAGCTGAGGCTGCCCGCTGGGCCAAGGAAAACTGCAAAAAGCCCATCGCCGGCTTCATTGCCGGAGCCACCGCCCCTCCCGGGCGTCGCATGGGCCACGCCGGTGCCATCGTGGGCGGTGAAGAAGACACCGCAGAGGCCAAGAAGAAGATCCTCGCAGAGTGTGGCATCGCCGTCTCGGATTCCCCGGCTGACATGGCCGTGACCCTCCTTCGGGTCATGGGCAAGTTGTAG
- a CDS encoding VOC family protein encodes MLKVTEFAFTGYAVTDLVRAREFYETALNLAPASVFEHDGHGWVEYEVGPHVLAITDMSLDWKPSKDGGGVALEVEDFDKALEWLKSKNVTFYSEPFESPVCHMALISDPDGNSICIHKRKPGHS; translated from the coding sequence ATGCTCAAAGTCACCGAATTTGCCTTCACCGGTTACGCAGTGACCGACTTGGTTCGAGCCCGTGAATTCTACGAAACGGCGCTCAACCTTGCCCCGGCCTCCGTCTTTGAACACGATGGCCACGGGTGGGTTGAGTATGAAGTTGGACCTCATGTCCTGGCGATCACAGACATGAGTCTCGACTGGAAACCCAGCAAGGATGGCGGTGGCGTGGCCCTCGAGGTTGAGGACTTTGATAAAGCTCTGGAATGGCTGAAGTCCAAAAACGTCACCTTCTATAGCGAGCCCTTCGAATCTCCCGTGTGCCACATGGCGCTCATCAGCGATCCCGACGGCAACTCCATCTGCATCCATAAACGAAAACCGGGACATTCTTAA
- the sucC gene encoding ADP-forming succinate--CoA ligase subunit beta — MNIHEYQAKELFEKFGVATPKGKVAATAEEAGAAAREIGGTGLVVKAQVHAGGRGKGTFTNGFKGGVHVINTAEEAQEIAGKMLGQTLVTHQTGPEGKLVSKVLIAKSVDIAKEHYFAILFDRSSSRHAIIASTEGGMNIEEVAEKTPEKIIKEFVHPTLGLQAYQCRKIAAALGLRGALMTQAVKLFTALYKLYIQSDCSLVEVNPLAITTDNQVVALDAKFNFDDNALYRQKDIVTLRDTSEEDPREVAASEFGLSYIGLDGNIACLVNGAGLAMSTMDIIKFHGGEPANFLDVGGGASKDQVAAAFKIILGDPNVKGILVNIFGGIMDCNVIATGIIAAAQETGLSLPLVVRLEGNNVAAGKETLANSGLAITGADDLTDAAQKIVAAVAAA; from the coding sequence ATGAATATTCACGAATACCAGGCCAAGGAACTCTTTGAGAAGTTTGGAGTCGCCACCCCGAAGGGGAAAGTGGCAGCCACTGCGGAGGAGGCCGGAGCGGCCGCCCGCGAAATCGGAGGAACCGGACTGGTCGTGAAAGCCCAGGTGCATGCTGGCGGCCGTGGCAAGGGGACCTTCACCAATGGCTTCAAAGGCGGGGTGCACGTCATCAACACCGCTGAAGAGGCCCAGGAGATCGCCGGGAAAATGCTCGGACAGACGCTCGTGACCCACCAGACCGGCCCAGAAGGCAAGCTGGTGAGCAAGGTGCTCATCGCCAAGTCGGTGGACATCGCCAAGGAACACTATTTTGCGATCCTTTTCGACCGCAGCTCCAGCCGTCATGCCATCATCGCCAGCACCGAAGGCGGGATGAACATTGAGGAAGTCGCGGAGAAGACTCCAGAGAAGATCATCAAGGAGTTCGTGCACCCCACGCTCGGGCTTCAGGCCTACCAGTGCCGCAAGATCGCCGCCGCACTCGGTCTGCGCGGTGCGCTCATGACCCAGGCCGTGAAGCTGTTCACCGCCCTCTACAAGCTCTACATTCAGAGCGACTGCTCCCTGGTGGAGGTGAACCCCTTGGCCATCACCACCGACAACCAGGTCGTGGCTCTGGACGCCAAGTTCAACTTCGACGACAACGCCCTTTACCGCCAGAAGGACATCGTGACGCTTCGTGACACCAGCGAGGAAGATCCTCGTGAAGTGGCGGCCAGTGAGTTCGGCCTCAGCTACATCGGTCTGGATGGCAATATCGCCTGTCTCGTGAATGGTGCCGGTCTGGCCATGTCCACCATGGACATCATCAAATTCCACGGCGGCGAGCCTGCCAACTTCCTGGACGTGGGTGGTGGTGCTTCCAAAGACCAGGTGGCCGCAGCGTTCAAGATCATCCTGGGCGATCCCAATGTGAAGGGCATCCTGGTGAACATCTTTGGTGGCATCATGGACTGTAACGTCATTGCCACCGGCATCATCGCCGCCGCCCAGGAAACCGGCCTCAGCCTGCCGCTCGTGGTCCGGCTTGAAGGAAACAACGTGGCAGCAGGCAAGGAAACGCTCGCCAACAGCGGTCTCGCCATCACTGGTGCAGATGACCTGACGGACGCGGCGCAGAAAATTGTCGCGGCTGTTGCAGCGGCATAA
- a CDS encoding ATP-binding protein, producing MRPGSLSTKLNVHLRETELVGKIVREFGQWHDVPEQTVFLVKLSLDELVTNIVVHSAGQIPCVREIVLRLTTNQHELWAEVEDDGCAFNPLDLPIPDVAAPLQERSPGGLGIHLVRSLMDRVNYKRVGQRNLLVLSKKVTQPSAVELP from the coding sequence ATGCGGCCCGGTAGCCTCAGCACCAAGCTCAATGTCCACCTCCGCGAGACGGAACTGGTGGGCAAGATTGTGCGGGAGTTCGGCCAATGGCACGATGTGCCAGAGCAGACGGTGTTTCTGGTCAAGCTCTCACTTGATGAATTGGTGACCAATATCGTGGTCCACTCCGCCGGACAAATCCCCTGCGTCCGGGAGATTGTGCTACGCCTGACCACCAACCAGCACGAGCTTTGGGCGGAGGTTGAAGACGACGGTTGCGCCTTTAACCCTCTGGACCTCCCCATCCCGGATGTTGCCGCACCCCTGCAGGAGCGATCCCCCGGCGGCCTCGGCATTCACCTCGTCCGCAGCCTGATGGACCGGGTCAACTACAAACGCGTAGGCCAGCGCAATCTGCTCGTCCTGTCCAAGAAAGTGACTCAGCCCTCCGCCGTCGAACTGCCATGA
- a CDS encoding STAS domain-containing protein: MTLESEILPDLTLAKLSGQVDTLTAAELEMKLGDLAEVTKRALLVDCSDLTYINSAGLRVFLIVAKKMETAGGLCAFCSLTPNVRLVFETIGFDRILKLYENRAVALEQIAPPQAQAA, translated from the coding sequence ATGACCCTCGAATCCGAAATTTTGCCCGACCTGACGCTGGCCAAGCTGAGTGGCCAGGTGGACACACTGACTGCTGCAGAGCTGGAGATGAAGCTCGGGGACCTGGCCGAAGTCACAAAACGCGCCCTCCTCGTGGACTGCTCGGATCTCACCTACATCAACAGCGCTGGCCTGAGGGTCTTCCTGATTGTGGCCAAGAAGATGGAAACGGCTGGGGGCCTTTGCGCCTTCTGTAGCCTGACCCCGAACGTGCGGCTCGTGTTCGAGACCATCGGATTCGACCGCATCCTCAAGCTGTACGAAAACAGGGCGGTGGCACTTGAGCAAATAGCCCCACCCCAGGCGCAGGCCGCCTAA